The Vicia villosa cultivar HV-30 ecotype Madison, WI linkage group LG1, Vvil1.0, whole genome shotgun sequence genome includes a region encoding these proteins:
- the LOC131643405 gene encoding pyruvate kinase isozyme A, chloroplastic-like: MAMVLKSMAASPGNITLVRQSSHHSVDLSNRVSNLGFCFKGGEKWKRKHSVKVRAIAEVDVEGLKRTSSVALEGSLGLDMVSEGELMVKGFKGLRKTKLVCTVGPACSSLEDLEKMALGGMNVARLNMCHGTREWHRDVIRKIKKLNEEKGFAVSVMIDTEGSQIHVVDHGAPSSVKVEEDSIWLFTAERFEGTRPLTVQASYPGFSEGIEVGDELVIDGGMSCFVVVEKTGNDLHCKCIDAGLFLPGAKFSSWRDGKLVRRNYKLPTLSTKDWADINFGIAEGVDFFALSFVNHADSVKDLKNYISDKSAKPIKVLAKIESLESLHNLEEIVKASDGIMVARGDLGVEIPLEQIPTVQEDIIRICRQQNKPVIVASQLLESMVEYPTPTRAEVADISEAVRQYADALMLSGESAIGSFGQKALAVLDMTSSRMESWSREENRQSLLNHHKLGASLPDCITEQICNCAVEMANNLGVEAIFVYTKHGHMASLLSRNRPDPPIFAFTDDENTRMALNLQWGVVPLLVDLSDEAESNISKSVDLMKSKGLINKGDVVLVVSDVAPTRATPMALQSIQVKSII, encoded by the exons ATGGCCATGGTTTTGAAGTCAATGGCTGCTTCACCTGGAAATATAACCCTCGTGAGACAATCTAGTCACCATTCAGTTGATTTGAGTAACAGGGTTTCAAATCTTGGATTTTGTTTCAAGGGAGGTGAGAAATGGAAGAGAAAACATAGTGTTAAGGTTAGAGCAATAGCGGAAGTGGATGTAGAGGGTTTGAAAAGAACAAGTAGTGTTGCATTGGAGGGAAGTTTGGGGTTGGATATGGTTTCAGAAGGAGAGTTAATGGTGAAGGGTTTTAAAGGGCTGAGGAAGACAAAGCTTGTGTGTACGGTTGGTCCTGCTTGTAGTTCGTTGGAGGATTTAGAGAAGATGGCATTGGGTGGAATGAATGTTGCAAGGCTTAATATGTGTCATGGGACTAGAGAATGGCATCGGGATGTGATTAGGAAGATTAAGAAGCTGAATGAGGAAAAGGGGTTTGCGGTTTCGGTTATGATTGATACTGAGGGTAGTCAGATTCATGTTGTTGATCATGGAGCACCTTCCTCCGTTAAAGTTGAG GAAGATTCAATTTGGTTGTTCACTGCTGAACGGTTTGAAGGTACTCGTCCATTAACAGTTCAAGCAAGCTATCCAGGTTTTTCTGAAG GTATTGAAGTTGGCGATGAACTTGTCATTGACGGCGGAATGTCATGCTTTGTAGTCGTTGAAAAAACTGGAAATGATTTGCATTGTAAGTGCATAGATGCCGGTCTTTTCTTACCTGGAGCCAAATTTAGTTCCTGGAGAGATGGAAAGCTTGTAAGGAGGAATTACAAGCTCCCTACTCTATCAACAAAG GATTGGGCTGACATTAACTTTGGTATAGCTGAGGGAGTTGATTTTTTTGCCTTATCCTTTGTCAATCATGCTGATTCTGTTAAGGATCTAAAGAACTACATCTCTGACAAATCTGCCAA GCCCATAAAAGTATTGGCAAAGATAGAAAGCTTAGAATCTCTTCATAATCTAGAGGAAATAGTGAAAGCTTCTGATGGAATCATGGTAGCTCGTGGTGACCTCGGAGTCGAAATACCACTTGAACAGATTCCTACAGTCCAGGAGGATATAATTCGCATTTGCAGACAACAAAATAAGCCAGTGATTGTAGCTTCTCAGCTTCTCGAGTCAATGGTTGAGTATCCAACACCAACTCGTGCTGAG GTAGCGGATATTTCTGAAGCCGTTCGCCAGTATGCGGATGCTTTGATGTTATCCGGCGAGTCGGCTATCGGTTCATTTGGACAGAAAGCTTTGGCAGTGTTGGATATGACTAGCAGTAGAATGGAATCATGGAGTAGAGAAGAAAATAGACAAAGCCTTCTCAATCACCATAAACTCGGAGCATCATTGCCGGATTGCATCACCGAGCAAATATGCAATTGTGCGGTCGAAATGG CCAACAATCTTGGCGTGGAAGCCATCTTTGTTTACACGAAGCACGGACACATGGCATCATTACTATCGCGCAACCGTCCCGATCCTCCCATCTTTGCTTTCACCGACGATGAAAACACACGAATGGCGCTGAATTTGCAATGGGGTGTTGTACCACTTCTTGTTGACTTATCAGATGAAGCTGAATCGAACATCTCAAAATCCGTCGATCTTATGAAATcaaaaggattgatcaacaaagGAGATGTTGTTCTAGTGGTCTCAGATGTTGCACCAACAAGAGCAACTCCTATGGCTCTCCAATCAATTCAGGTTAAGAGCATTATCTAG